The Bacilli bacterium genome has a window encoding:
- a CDS encoding cytochrome C oxidase subunit II: MQQVAWWVSIFFIIIVFLVFVFIAVNSRKREDNFAPIRQKGNKIRRVWIVVLSIILLSGIGIALSLLPYGKPQAAQGELQNVDVTAQQFAFNLSTSTIVAGKTVAFHVTSKDVNHGFGVYDENGRLLAQTQAMPGYVNTVYYTFTKPGKYKILCLEYCGLAHHYMQGEFEVVPENQ; encoded by the coding sequence ATGCAGCAGGTGGCATGGTGGGTTTCAATTTTCTTTATTATCATCGTCTTCCTCGTTTTTGTATTCATTGCCGTTAATTCACGAAAACGGGAGGACAATTTTGCGCCGATTCGCCAAAAAGGCAACAAAATCCGGCGCGTTTGGATCGTTGTACTGAGCATTATTTTGCTGTCGGGCATTGGCATCGCATTATCGCTTTTGCCATACGGCAAGCCGCAGGCGGCACAAGGCGAACTGCAAAATGTGGATGTAACGGCCCAGCAGTTTGCGTTTAATTTGAGCACGAGTACAATCGTGGCGGGAAAAACCGTCGCTTTTCATGTCACGAGCAAGGATGTAAACCATGGTTTTGGCGTATATGACGAAAACGGGCGGTTGCTGGCGCAAACACAAGCGATGCCCGGATATGTTAACACGGTCTATTACACGTTTACAAAACCGGGTAAATACAAAATTCTTTGTCTGGAATATTGCGGGCTCGCACACCATTATATGCAGGGCGAGTTTGAAGTAGTTCCGGAAAATCAATAA